GTCACCCCGATGTGGAGATGGCCGACTGGCTGTTCGACCGTTACCCGTCCGAGATGACGATCGTCGTGCAGCACTGGTTCGACAATCTGATCGTGGGCAGTGACGGCTTCCAGATCACGCTCAACTTCGGCGACACACCGGAGCCGCTGGCGATCCCATTCGACGCGATCCGCACCTTCGTGGATCCGTCGGTGGAATTCGGCCTGCGGTTCGAAAATCAGGATGGCGAGGAGGACGACGCCGAGGTCGTCGACCTGCCCGACCTCGACCTCGCCGAAGCGCTGGATCTCGACAAGGTCGAGGATCCGAAACCCGAAACGGCGTCCGACGACCCTGCCCCGGCCAAGGACGCCGATGTCGTCAGCCTCGACGCGTTCCGAAAGACCTGACTTAACGCGGCTCCTGCACCCTCGATCTCCGCCAAATGCGCGTCCGCCTTATGGCCAAGCTCCATATCGGCAGGGTGTAGATCGGGATGTCCGCCGCGTCACATTTCGAGTGCGCGCGAAGCCCGTGGCTTGATTGCCAAGACATGATAGCGCGGCTAAACCGGGGGCGTTCGCTAAATCACGCAAGGACCCGCCCCATGACCGCGACCCGCACCGAGACCGACAGCTTTGGCCCGCTGGAGGTCCCCGCCGACAAGTACTGGGGCGCGCAGACCCAACGCTCGATCATGAACTTCCCCATTGGCTGGGAGAAGCAGCCCGTGGCCATCGTCCGCGCTCTCGGCGTAATCAAAAAGGCCGCGGCGACCGTGAACCTTGAGTTCGGTGACCTTGACGCAGAACTTGCCCCCGCGATCCAGCAGGCGGCGCAAGAGGTCATCGACGGCAAGTTCGACGACAACTTTCCGTTGGTGGTCTGGCAGACAGGCTCCGGCACGCAAAGCAACATGAATTCCAACGAGGTGATCTCGAACCGCGCGATCGAGATCCTCGGTGGCGAGATGGGCTCCAAATCGCCCGTCCACCCCAACGATCATTGCAACATGGGTCAGTCCTCGAACGACACCTTCCCCACCGCGATGCATGTCGCCATCGGGATGGTCGCCCGCGACACGCTGCTGCCCGGTCTGCGCAAGCTGCACGCGGCGCTGGAGGCGAAGGCGGAAGAGTTCAAGGACATCATCAAGATCGGCCGCACCCATACGCAGGACGCGACGCCCCTGACCCTGGGCCAGGAATTTGGTGGTTATGCCCATCAGATGAAGAAGGGCATCGAGCGGGTCGAGGCTTGCCTGCCCGACATTTACGAACTGGCCCAAGGCGGAACCGCCGTGGGCACGGGCCTGAACACCCGCAAAGGCTTCGCCGAGAAAGTTGCGGCCGAGATCGCCGCGATCACCGACCTGCCGTTTGTCACGGCTCCAAACAAGTTCGAGGCGCTCGCCGCCCATGACGCAATGGTCATGTTCTCCGGTGCGCTGAAAACCGTCGCGGCGTCAATGTTCAAGATCGCCAACGATATGCGCCTGCTGGGCTCCGGCCCCCGCTCCGGTCTGGGCGAGCTGATTCTGCCCGAAAACGAGCCCGGCTCGTCCATCATGCCCGGCAAGGTGAACCCCACCCAGGCCGAGGCGCTGACCATGGTCTGCGCCCATGTGATGGGCAATGACGCCGCCGTGGGCTTTGCCGGCTCGCAAGGCCATTTCGAGCTGAACGTCTACAACCCGATGATGAGCTACAATGTCATCCAGTCCATGCAGCTTCTGGGCGATGCGGCGGGCAGCTTCACCGACAACATGGTCGTCGGCACGCAGGCCAATGTCGAGCGGATCGACAAGCTGATGAAGGAATCGCTGATGCTGGTCACAGCACTTGCGCCCACCATCGGCTATGACAACGCCACCAAGGTCGCCAAGACCGCCCACAAGAACGGCACGACCCTGAAGGAAGAGGCGATCGCGCTTGGTTTGGTGGACGCGGAAACCTTCGACCGTGTGGTCCAGCCCAAGGATATGATCGGCCCGAAATGAAGCCGATTAACCTGAACCAGAAGCGAAAAGAGCGTGCGCGGGCCGAGAAGAAAGCCCGCGCAGACGCCAATTCGGTGAAGTTCGGGCGGACGAAATCCGAGAAATCCGAGGCGGCCGCGTTAACCAAGCTAGAGGCCCGCAAGCTCGACGGTCACAAGCGCGATGAGTGAGACCCGCCGGTCCGCCCTGACCCTTTTGCTGGGGGCCGCTGCGGCGGTCGGCACGGGGGCAATCGGCTACGGCGTCATGCGGATCTTCGGCGAGCGTGGCAAATCGGTGCAAGGCGCGTTTGATCTGTCGGATCTTGCGCCCGGCGAGCTTCAGCGCTTCAGCGTCAGCGATCGGCCTTTTGCCGTTTTCCATGCGCCCGGCGACGGCCTGCTTGCCTATTACCTGACGTGCACACGCGCCGGGTGCGCGCTGCAAATGTCGGACGACAACACCAGTTGGGCCTGCCCTTGCGATGAAGCCCGGTTCGCGCTTGATGGCGAGCCGATCTCCGGCCCGGTACCCCGAAAGCTCGACCGCGTTCCGGTCAGGTTTGACGGCATGGTCCTAATGGCGCCGTCGGCGCTTGGCCCGGTGGAAGCCGTGACATGAGCCGCCCGAAGAAACGCTCGCTGACGCTGCGCGGTCATCGCACGTCCGTGTCTCTGGAAGATGAGTTCTGGGCCGAGTTCCGCCGCATCGCCGCCGAGAAATC
The nucleotide sequence above comes from Litoreibacter ponti. Encoded proteins:
- a CDS encoding SspB family protein encodes the protein MSKSIDYGNMMHRAMRGLIAEVLEDVGANGLPGEHHFFITFDTRHPDVEMADWLFDRYPSEMTIVVQHWFDNLIVGSDGFQITLNFGDTPEPLAIPFDAIRTFVDPSVEFGLRFENQDGEEDDAEVVDLPDLDLAEALDLDKVEDPKPETASDDPAPAKDADVVSLDAFRKT
- the fumC gene encoding class II fumarate hydratase, translating into MTATRTETDSFGPLEVPADKYWGAQTQRSIMNFPIGWEKQPVAIVRALGVIKKAAATVNLEFGDLDAELAPAIQQAAQEVIDGKFDDNFPLVVWQTGSGTQSNMNSNEVISNRAIEILGGEMGSKSPVHPNDHCNMGQSSNDTFPTAMHVAIGMVARDTLLPGLRKLHAALEAKAEEFKDIIKIGRTHTQDATPLTLGQEFGGYAHQMKKGIERVEACLPDIYELAQGGTAVGTGLNTRKGFAEKVAAEIAAITDLPFVTAPNKFEALAAHDAMVMFSGALKTVAASMFKIANDMRLLGSGPRSGLGELILPENEPGSSIMPGKVNPTQAEALTMVCAHVMGNDAAVGFAGSQGHFELNVYNPMMSYNVIQSMQLLGDAAGSFTDNMVVGTQANVERIDKLMKESLMLVTALAPTIGYDNATKVAKTAHKNGTTLKEEAIALGLVDAETFDRVVQPKDMIGPK
- a CDS encoding DUF4169 family protein, with translation MKPINLNQKRKERARAEKKARADANSVKFGRTKSEKSEAAALTKLEARKLDGHKRDE
- a CDS encoding ubiquinol-cytochrome c reductase iron-sulfur subunit, which encodes MSETRRSALTLLLGAAAAVGTGAIGYGVMRIFGERGKSVQGAFDLSDLAPGELQRFSVSDRPFAVFHAPGDGLLAYYLTCTRAGCALQMSDDNTSWACPCDEARFALDGEPISGPVPRKLDRVPVRFDGMVLMAPSALGPVEAVT
- a CDS encoding ribbon-helix-helix domain-containing protein; amino-acid sequence: MSRPKKRSLTLRGHRTSVSLEDEFWAEFRRIAAEKSRPINDLAAEIDEARGTDIGLASAIRLFVLADLKAQ